The sequence GCTCAATGGCGGGGTTGGTTTGTATGGCGCCTTGGGGAAGGCGCTCGCTTGCCGTGGTCCTGGTGGGCTCTGCGGCTTATGTCGGCTTGTCTGTATTGCTGGAAGGTTCACTGGTAGTGCGTCGAAGTTTTTTCAACCACGCCTTAAAAATCCCCCAGCCTGTTGTGTGCCGTTTGGCGCAGTGGCGGCACGGGATCTGCTGGCCAGCATGGACCAACGCGATACCCGTGCCGTAGCAAACAAAGCACGGCTCGTTTCTCCTAAACATCCCATTCCTCTCTTTGTATTAATGGCGCGTATTGTTAACAAAATTTAATGTTCGGTGCTGAGGTATTTAAAGGCAACCTTGACCCTTGTCTACCTGAGTGCCTGCATGCCAGCTTTTTGTCAGGTTCATGCTGTTTTGAGTGGTCATGGCGTCCTCCAAAAGAAAAGGCCCGCTGATGGGCGGGCCTGGGGCGGGTAGGATCGGCTTCAAAGGGAGAAGCCAATGAATTACTGGTGGGTCAACCATAAGCAGACGTATAGGCAAGAGGTCCAAGGGGGATACATCTGGAGCCCGAAGGCAAAGGCAAATGGGCAAGCGAATGAAACCTACCTGACGCTGACCCGTGTTCAACCGGGTGATGTTGTCGTTTCGTATGCCGATGGCCAAATCAAAGCGCTAGGGGTTGCAACGGCTCCCCATCGCGAGGAGAGCAAGCCAGAAGCTTTTGGCGCGACTGGCGATGTATGGGACTCCCAGGGCTGGCTGGTGCCAGTTGAGTGGGCGTTGTTGCGTAAGCCATTGCGACCAAAGGATCACCTCGGGGCTATTGGACCGTTACTGCCGAGCAAGCACTCGCCCATCCGCAGGGAGACCGGTGACGGCAACCAGGGGTGCTACTTGGCGTCGATTAGCCAGAATTTAGGCCAACTCCTCTTGCGGCTGATTTCTCCAAGTGACTCTGCTGCACTGGAAGCGCTGGCGCTGCAGGCGGCGCAGACATCTGAGGACATCGCAGAGGCGCAGATCGCCACCTCAGGTGGCAGCCCAACAGAGGTGGGGCAGCTGGTTCGTGCGCGGCGTGGCCAGGGG comes from Comamonas sp. GB3 AK4-5 and encodes:
- a CDS encoding HNH endonuclease, translating into MNYWWVNHKQTYRQEVQGGYIWSPKAKANGQANETYLTLTRVQPGDVVVSYADGQIKALGVATAPHREESKPEAFGATGDVWDSQGWLVPVEWALLRKPLRPKDHLGAIGPLLPSKHSPIRRETGDGNQGCYLASISQNLGQLLLRLISPSDSAALEALALQAAQTSEDIAEAQIATSGGSPTEVGQLVRARRGQGRFRLNVLAVEKRCRLTGVELEPFLIASHIKPWAVASDEERLDGNNGLVLAPHADLLFDRGWISFADDGSILVANEEAAAVLASWALPGSDVATAPFNAKQREYLAFHRLNVFGKGFRLD